A window of Streptomyces sp. NBC_00102 contains these coding sequences:
- the araD gene encoding L-ribulose-5-phosphate 4-epimerase AraD → MSETTLRELRVEVLAANLRIPQAGLATLTWGNVSGVDREAGVFVIKPSGVSYDELTEDDLVVVSLEDGGVVEGRLRPSTDTETHRCLYRAFPSIGGVTHTHSEHAVAFAQARVPIPVLGTTHADTFNGPVPVTSDLTAEQCAKDYEYNTGQVIVTMLEGDDRRAREVPGALVSRHGPFTWGATATASLENAIVCEAVARMALHTHTLRPAGATPPPRHLLDRHFTRKHGPDAYYGNP, encoded by the coding sequence ATGAGCGAGACCACACTCCGCGAACTGCGAGTCGAGGTGCTGGCCGCCAACCTGAGGATTCCCCAGGCCGGCCTGGCAACACTGACCTGGGGAAACGTCAGCGGGGTGGACCGTGAGGCGGGGGTCTTCGTCATCAAGCCCTCCGGCGTCTCCTACGACGAACTCACCGAGGACGACCTCGTGGTGGTCTCGCTGGAGGACGGCGGCGTGGTGGAGGGACGGCTGCGGCCGTCCACCGACACCGAGACCCACCGCTGTCTCTACCGGGCGTTCCCCTCCATCGGCGGCGTGACCCATACGCACTCCGAACACGCCGTCGCCTTCGCCCAGGCGCGCGTGCCCATACCCGTGCTGGGCACGACCCACGCCGACACCTTCAACGGGCCCGTCCCCGTCACCTCGGACCTCACCGCCGAACAGTGCGCCAAGGACTACGAGTACAACACCGGCCAGGTCATCGTCACCATGCTGGAAGGCGACGACCGCCGCGCCCGCGAGGTGCCGGGCGCGCTCGTCTCGCGCCACGGCCCGTTCACCTGGGGAGCCACCGCGACCGCGTCGCTGGAGAACGCGATCGTCTGCGAGGCGGTGGCCCGGATGGCGCTGCACACCCACACCCTCCGGCCGGCCGGCGCCACACCTCCGCCCCGGCACCTCCTGGACCGTCATTTCACCCGCAAGCACGGGCCGGACGCCTACTACGGCAACCCCTGA